A portion of the Candidatus Obscuribacterales bacterium genome contains these proteins:
- the purC gene encoding phosphoribosylaminoimidazolesuccinocarboxamide synthase, translating to MSALEPLYEGKAKLLYRTDDPEVLLTRFKDDATAFNAQKRGQIVGKGAINCEISSYLFQVLEQSGIPTHFIDCPSATEMRVRAVTILPIEVVVRNIAAGSLCKQTGIALGTVLPQPLVEFYYKNDALGDPLLTRDRLLLMELATPEQLENLQNQALQINQRLIDFFQSCGITLVDFKLEFGVDGQQRMILADEISPDTCRLWNQSTDDPNQRVMDKDRFRQDLGQVEAAYQQVLERIKENRV from the coding sequence ATGTCTGCGCTTGAACCACTCTACGAAGGCAAAGCCAAACTTCTCTACCGCACCGATGATCCAGAAGTGCTGCTGACCCGCTTCAAAGACGACGCTACGGCCTTTAATGCCCAGAAGCGCGGGCAGATTGTTGGCAAAGGGGCCATCAACTGCGAAATTTCTAGCTATCTTTTTCAGGTTCTAGAGCAAAGCGGCATTCCTACCCACTTTATTGATTGCCCGAGTGCCACTGAGATGCGCGTCCGGGCGGTTACCATTCTGCCCATCGAGGTGGTGGTGCGCAATATCGCTGCCGGTAGCCTATGCAAACAAACTGGCATTGCCCTAGGCACCGTCTTGCCCCAGCCCTTGGTGGAGTTTTATTACAAAAATGATGCTTTAGGCGATCCGTTGCTGACCCGCGATCGCCTTTTGCTGATGGAGTTGGCTACACCGGAACAACTTGAGAACCTGCAGAATCAAGCCTTGCAAATCAATCAGCGGCTGATCGACTTCTTCCAAAGCTGCGGCATTACCCTGGTAGACTTCAAGCTAGAGTTTGGGGTTGATGGTCAACAACGGATGATTTTAGCTGACGAAATTAGCCCGGATACTTGTCGGCTATGGAACCAGTCCACTGATGATCCAAACCAGCGGGTGATGGACAAAGACCGCTTCCGCCAGGATCTAGGTCAGGTTGAGGCTGCCTATCAACAAGTCTTGGAACGGATCAAGGAAAACCGCGTCTAG
- the lpxC gene encoding UDP-3-O-acyl-N-acetylglucosamine deacetylase: MGAGPQAEQSHGDLDDHPHQHGLASPWQHTLATPVERSGVGLHSGLQTTVRLCPASAPLGRSFVRVDLPDRPTIPAHVSALHQTQLSTELAIASATVRTVEHLLAALAGLGVDNVSIEIDGPEVPLLDGSALEWVEAIAQASLVRQDAPRARYVLDEPVWVQDGDAFVVAMPAPELRFTYGIDFDLEAIGNQWQSWSPSQHPFQSAIAPARTFGLADQIEQLQQAGLIKGGSLDNALVCGTQGWINPPLRFSNEPVRHKLLDLVGDISLIGLFPQAHITAYKASHRLHTAFAHQLSSRIDQPSNCTMDG, from the coding sequence ATGGGCGCAGGGCCGCAGGCAGAGCAGAGTCATGGGGATCTGGACGACCATCCCCATCAGCATGGATTAGCATCGCCTTGGCAGCACACCCTCGCCACGCCGGTCGAGCGGTCGGGGGTGGGGCTGCATTCAGGGCTACAGACGACCGTGCGCCTCTGCCCAGCTTCGGCACCCCTAGGGCGCTCCTTTGTGCGGGTAGATTTGCCTGATCGACCCACCATTCCCGCCCATGTGAGCGCTCTCCATCAAACCCAGCTCTCGACAGAACTGGCGATCGCCTCTGCTACGGTGAGAACCGTAGAGCATCTGCTGGCGGCCCTGGCTGGCCTGGGCGTAGACAACGTCTCCATTGAGATCGACGGCCCTGAAGTGCCCCTCCTAGATGGATCGGCTCTCGAATGGGTAGAAGCGATCGCTCAAGCCAGCTTGGTTCGCCAAGACGCTCCCCGCGCCCGCTATGTGCTAGATGAGCCTGTATGGGTACAAGACGGAGATGCGTTTGTGGTGGCGATGCCAGCCCCGGAACTGCGGTTTACCTATGGTATCGACTTTGACCTAGAGGCGATCGGTAATCAATGGCAAAGCTGGAGCCCTAGTCAACACCCCTTCCAGAGCGCGATCGCTCCAGCTAGAACTTTTGGCCTAGCCGATCAAATTGAACAACTTCAGCAGGCCGGCCTCATCAAGGGTGGTAGCCTAGACAATGCCCTCGTCTGTGGAACCCAGGGATGGATCAACCCACCCCTACGATTTTCAAACGAGCCAGTCCGCCATAAGCTTTTAGACTTAGTAGGAGATATTAGCCTTATCGGGCTATTCCCCCAGGCTCACATCACCGCCTACAAAGCTAGTCATCGGCTACACACCGCGTTTGCCCACCAGTTGTCTAGCCGTATCGACCAGCCGTCTAACTGCACCATGGACGGATGA
- a CDS encoding BamA/TamA family outer membrane protein, with protein MQFSPVLLAVLTVSTTLGLATAATAAPESATLEANETRQAPSSGASRTLFTPVGYGSDRLPAIPSPEHMVDGVDGEAVASSPLLDLEAAEPEAIAPEPGSLTPDAIAQVDPDEDNPDALEFEITPSPTLDLDLTPPSTTPPPATPQPPAGNVEADDEETRVLVAEVVVVGAEGDLEDEVYRVISTQAGRTATRSQLQNDINAIFATGWFSNVRAVPSDTPLGVRVTYEVTPNPVLRSVQAPDTQVLPPGQLDEIFGDQYGTTLNLRRLDGGIRRLNEWYQAEGYILAQVVDAPDVSSDGVVTLDIAEGVIEDIRVQFIDETGETVDEDGEPITGRTREFIVTRELQAQPGEVFNQNQISQDLQRVFNLGIFDDVRLALAPGEDPRNVDVVVSLVEGNTGSLAAGLGFSGSTGIFGTVSYQQRNLGGNNQRLGAEVQVGERGFLFDVNFTDPWIGGDPYQTSYTVNAFNRRSISLVFDGGDPEVRLPDDENPNDIEAGDRPRIDRLGGGVSFTRPLDEWLGWDNWRGSLGLEVQRVSVRDSDGDINPFDALGNQLSFDDDGTDNLFILQLGLVNDQRNNPLQPTSGSVLRVGTEQSVPIGSGSILFNRLRASYSRYFPVNFTNFREEGPETLAFNVQVGTVFGDLPPYEAFSIGGTDSVRGYGSGEVGSGRSFLQATAEYRFPVLSIIGGALFVDFGTDLGTADNVPGQPANVRGKPGSGFGIGAGIRVQSPLGPIRIDYGVSDDGDGRFHFGIGERF; from the coding sequence ATGCAATTTTCTCCTGTCTTACTGGCAGTTTTGACGGTTTCGACGACTCTGGGCCTGGCCACCGCTGCCACTGCTGCTCCAGAGAGCGCTACCCTCGAAGCTAATGAAACTCGTCAAGCTCCCTCCTCAGGCGCGTCTAGGACGCTATTTACGCCCGTCGGGTATGGCAGCGATCGCCTCCCAGCTATACCCAGCCCAGAGCACATGGTCGATGGTGTTGATGGTGAGGCTGTGGCGTCTTCGCCTTTGCTCGATCTAGAAGCCGCAGAACCGGAAGCGATCGCCCCAGAGCCAGGGTCTCTTACACCGGACGCGATCGCTCAGGTGGATCCTGATGAAGACAACCCCGACGCTCTAGAATTTGAGATCACTCCTTCCCCCACTCTGGACTTAGATCTCACGCCACCCAGCACCACGCCACCCCCAGCCACGCCCCAGCCCCCTGCTGGTAATGTTGAGGCTGATGACGAAGAAACTCGGGTTTTGGTAGCCGAAGTGGTAGTGGTGGGAGCTGAAGGAGACCTAGAAGACGAAGTCTATCGGGTGATTAGCACCCAGGCAGGGCGTACCGCCACCCGCTCCCAGCTACAAAATGACATCAACGCCATTTTTGCAACCGGGTGGTTTTCCAATGTGCGCGCCGTGCCATCCGATACTCCCCTAGGAGTTCGGGTGACCTACGAAGTCACCCCGAACCCAGTGCTGCGATCGGTGCAGGCTCCCGACACTCAGGTGCTGCCTCCCGGACAACTTGATGAGATCTTTGGCGATCAGTATGGCACAACCTTAAACCTCCGCCGCTTAGACGGCGGCATTCGCAGACTGAACGAGTGGTATCAAGCCGAAGGCTACATTCTTGCCCAAGTTGTAGACGCTCCCGATGTCAGTAGCGATGGTGTCGTTACCCTAGACATTGCCGAAGGGGTGATTGAAGACATTCGGGTACAGTTTATTGACGAAACGGGTGAAACCGTTGATGAAGATGGTGAGCCGATTACGGGCAGAACCCGCGAATTCATCGTCACCCGAGAGCTGCAGGCCCAACCCGGTGAGGTTTTTAACCAAAACCAAATCTCCCAGGATCTACAGCGGGTCTTTAACCTTGGCATCTTCGATGATGTGCGCCTAGCCCTAGCTCCCGGAGAAGATCCTCGCAACGTAGACGTTGTCGTTAGCTTAGTAGAAGGCAATACAGGTTCCCTTGCAGCGGGTCTAGGCTTCAGCGGCTCGACGGGTATCTTTGGTACCGTTAGCTATCAGCAACGCAACCTCGGCGGCAACAACCAGCGTTTGGGCGCTGAGGTGCAGGTGGGTGAACGGGGCTTCTTGTTTGACGTCAACTTTACCGATCCATGGATTGGTGGAGATCCCTATCAAACGTCCTACACCGTCAATGCGTTTAACCGCCGCTCGATCTCCCTGGTCTTTGATGGTGGCGATCCGGAAGTGCGCTTGCCCGATGACGAGAATCCTAACGATATTGAAGCCGGCGATCGCCCCCGAATTGACCGCCTAGGCGGCGGGGTCAGCTTTACCCGTCCCTTGGATGAATGGCTAGGCTGGGACAACTGGCGCGGTTCCTTGGGGCTTGAGGTGCAGCGTGTATCGGTACGGGACTCTGACGGTGACATCAACCCCTTCGATGCCCTCGGCAACCAACTAAGCTTTGACGATGATGGTACGGATAACCTGTTTATCCTGCAGCTTGGTTTGGTAAACGACCAGCGCAACAACCCTCTGCAACCGACCAGCGGTTCTGTCCTGCGAGTGGGTACAGAACAAAGCGTTCCCATTGGCAGCGGCAGCATTCTGTTCAACCGGCTGCGGGCTAGCTACAGCCGCTATTTCCCGGTCAACTTCACTAACTTTAGAGAAGAAGGCCCAGAAACCCTCGCCTTCAACGTGCAGGTGGGTACGGTTTTTGGTGACCTACCCCCCTACGAAGCCTTCTCCATCGGGGGAACTGACTCCGTTCGTGGCTATGGCTCGGGTGAAGTGGGCAGTGGTCGTAGCTTCCTTCAAGCCACGGCAGAATATCGCTTCCCAGTCTTGTCTATCATCGGTGGAGCCCTGTTCGTAGACTTTGGTACTGACCTAGGAACTGCCGACAATGTGCCAGGCCAGCCCGCGAACGTGCGTGGTAAGCCCGGCTCAGGCTTTGGCATCGGGGCTGGGATTCGCGTCCAGTCTCCCCTCGGGCCCATCCGCATCGACTACGGCGTTAGTGATGATGGCGATGGCCGCTTCCACTTTGGCATTGGAGAACGATTCTAA